The Acidobacteriota bacterium genome includes a region encoding these proteins:
- a CDS encoding vWA domain-containing protein: MVAALTAVAQAVAAEWAVFDFAGLQFWRRDTGRLALLAVVGVAVLLLLIRAARGRQPGRGQVVLPALLKAWPGSRLAWTRHLPVVLGVAALPFALLALADPYSALVVENVTYPGRRIALMIDASDSMQTSFTAATLNTRSDVQPAFFTTIAAAERFVQLRRQGRRRDLMALVEFGSRAYVITPFTSDYDNLLLSMALIGDPVEFSQFPESGTVIASALEESIEIFKAFNFLEASGNLMVIFTDGEDTTSIVQGRSLDDILKSASDNKIPLFFVRTNYNKEFGEGIPDAKWQAAVERTGGRYYVAKNEATLIAAVEDIDREAAGTIETRQYSSQQARYSLFALAAAALWTAAAGLKLTTPWFGKLP, translated from the coding sequence GTGGTCGCAGCGCTGACCGCCGTCGCCCAGGCGGTCGCCGCCGAGTGGGCGGTGTTCGACTTCGCCGGCCTGCAGTTCTGGCGTCGCGATACCGGCCGCCTGGCGTTGCTGGCGGTAGTCGGCGTCGCGGTGTTGCTGTTGTTGATACGGGCCGCCAGGGGCCGGCAGCCGGGCCGCGGCCAGGTGGTCTTGCCGGCACTGCTAAAAGCATGGCCGGGGTCTCGACTTGCCTGGACGAGGCACCTCCCGGTGGTCCTGGGTGTCGCCGCGCTGCCGTTTGCGCTGCTCGCGCTGGCCGATCCGTATTCGGCGCTCGTGGTGGAGAACGTAACCTACCCGGGTCGCCGCATCGCCCTGATGATCGACGCGTCCGACAGCATGCAGACCTCGTTCACGGCCGCGACGCTGAACACGCGCAGCGACGTCCAGCCGGCCTTCTTCACCACCATCGCCGCCGCCGAACGTTTCGTCCAGTTGCGGCGCCAGGGCCGCCGCCGCGATCTGATGGCGCTCGTCGAGTTTGGCAGCCGCGCCTACGTCATCACCCCGTTTACGAGCGACTACGACAACCTGCTGCTGAGCATGGCGCTGATTGGCGACCCGGTCGAGTTCTCGCAGTTTCCGGAATCGGGCACCGTGATCGCCAGCGCGCTCGAAGAAAGCATCGAGATCTTCAAGGCCTTCAACTTTCTCGAGGCCTCGGGCAACCTGATGGTGATCTTCACTGACGGCGAGGACACCACCTCGATCGTGCAAGGCCGCAGCCTCGACGACATCCTGAAGAGTGCCAGCGACAACAAGATCCCGCTGTTCTTCGTGCGCACGAACTACAACAAGGAGTTCGGCGAGGGCATTCCCGACGCGAAGTGGCAGGCCGCGGTCGAGCGGACCGGCGGCCGCTACTATGTGGCGAAGAACGAGGCGACCCTGATCGCCGCTGTGGAAGACATCGACCGGGAGGCGGCCGGTACGATCGAAACCCGCCAGTACTCGAGCCAGCAGGCGCGCTATAGCCTGTTCGCCCTGGCCGCCGCCGCGCTGTGGACCGCCGCCGCCGGACTCAAGCTCACGACCCCGTGGTTTGGAAAATTGCCATGA
- a CDS encoding sigma-70 family RNA polymerase sigma factor, which translates to MDEARAALLYREADAGRWSLPPAAFAEALARSAAKAFGARTPASGDLERYLATLHLTDLALATACALGHDEAWDHFVSEFRPALYRAADAVAPGGGAREVADALYADLYGLKERDGERRSLFRYFHGRSSLSTWLRSLVAQRYVDRIRETHRLDPLPDASSPTALPSRPAPLDPDRRRFATAMRNTLGLAIAALAPRDRLLLGCYYAQEMTLAQIGRLTGEHEATVSRHLARMRRALRVAIEQGLRAAHGFGEAEITECFASLSADAGPLDLHEWLDPEAARKKPRVVRSSQEDPS; encoded by the coding sequence ATGGATGAGGCACGCGCCGCGCTCCTGTACCGGGAGGCCGACGCCGGGCGCTGGAGCTTGCCGCCGGCGGCGTTCGCCGAGGCGCTGGCCCGCAGCGCAGCCAAGGCGTTCGGCGCCCGGACACCGGCGTCTGGCGACCTCGAGCGATACCTGGCCACGCTGCACCTGACCGACCTCGCCCTGGCAACCGCCTGCGCGCTCGGCCACGACGAGGCGTGGGACCACTTCGTCAGCGAGTTCAGGCCCGCCCTGTACCGCGCCGCCGACGCGGTTGCCCCCGGCGGCGGCGCCCGGGAAGTCGCCGATGCGCTGTACGCCGACCTCTATGGCCTCAAGGAACGCGACGGCGAACGGCGTTCGCTCTTTCGCTACTTCCACGGCCGCAGCAGTCTCAGCACCTGGCTACGATCGCTGGTCGCTCAACGCTACGTGGACCGCATTCGCGAAACGCACCGGCTCGATCCGCTGCCAGACGCTTCGTCTCCGACCGCCCTCCCGTCCCGGCCCGCGCCGCTCGATCCGGACCGGCGGCGTTTCGCGACGGCCATGCGGAACACGCTGGGCCTGGCCATCGCCGCGCTGGCACCGCGCGACCGCCTGCTGCTCGGCTGCTACTATGCGCAAGAGATGACGCTCGCCCAGATTGGCCGGCTCACGGGCGAACACGAAGCCACCGTGTCGCGCCACCTCGCGCGCATGCGCCGCGCGTTACGTGTGGCGATCGAGCAAGGCTTGCGCGCGGCCCACGGGTTTGGCGAAGCCGAGATCACCGAGTGTTTCGCCAGCCTCTCAGCCGACGCCGGCCCGCTCGATCTGCACGAATGGCTCGATCCGGAGGCGGCGCGCAAGAAACCCCGCGTCGTTCGTTCCAGTCAAGAGGACCCCTCGTGA
- a CDS encoding dipeptidase, protein MTRLVSFSAALFLFVSLADPRPLAQAGADAALVAKARAIHERVITLDTHADINPTNFTRQVNYTQRLPTQVNLPKMIEGGLDVAFFIVYVGQGPLTPEGYDGAYRQAVAKFDAVHHLTKEIAPGQIELALTAADVTRIAKTGKKVALIGIENGYSIGTDISRVKEFYDRGGRYMSLAHNGHSQLADSNTGERDGKWLHNGLSELGKQAIAEMNKWGIMVDLSHPSKAANLQAMALSKAPVMASHSSARALADHSRNLDDEELQALKKNGGVVQTVAFASYVKINKPDSAERAAAIAALRKEFNLPAQGQGGGPGTGGGGGGGAMNRLTPEQRTQYLARMAEIDQKTPGDPRATVADFVNHIDYLVKKIGLDHVGISSDFDGGGGVTGWNGAEETFNVTLELVRRGYTEEQIGKIWSGNLLRVMADVEKVARQIQGGHN, encoded by the coding sequence ATGACCCGCCTGGTTTCGTTTTCCGCCGCCCTTTTTCTGTTCGTGAGCCTGGCTGACCCGCGGCCCCTGGCCCAGGCTGGCGCCGATGCCGCGCTGGTGGCGAAGGCCAGGGCCATCCACGAGCGCGTGATCACGCTTGACACGCACGCCGACATCAATCCGACCAACTTCACGCGACAGGTGAACTACACGCAGCGGCTCCCGACGCAGGTCAACCTGCCGAAGATGATCGAAGGCGGTCTCGATGTCGCTTTCTTCATTGTCTATGTCGGCCAGGGGCCGCTGACGCCCGAGGGCTACGACGGCGCCTACCGGCAGGCGGTGGCGAAGTTCGACGCCGTGCATCACCTGACCAAAGAGATCGCGCCCGGGCAGATCGAGCTGGCGCTCACGGCGGCCGACGTGACCCGCATTGCCAAAACCGGCAAGAAGGTGGCGTTGATCGGCATCGAGAACGGCTACTCGATCGGCACCGACATCTCCCGCGTGAAGGAGTTCTACGATCGTGGCGGCCGCTACATGTCGCTGGCGCACAACGGCCACAGCCAATTGGCCGATTCGAACACCGGTGAACGCGACGGCAAGTGGCTGCACAACGGACTGAGCGAACTGGGCAAGCAGGCCATTGCCGAGATGAACAAGTGGGGCATCATGGTCGACCTGTCGCACCCGTCGAAGGCCGCCAACCTGCAGGCCATGGCGCTGTCAAAGGCGCCGGTGATGGCCTCGCACTCCTCCGCGCGCGCCCTCGCCGACCACAGCCGCAACCTGGACGACGAAGAGTTGCAGGCACTGAAGAAGAACGGTGGTGTCGTGCAGACGGTCGCGTTCGCCAGTTACGTGAAGATCAACAAGCCGGATTCAGCCGAGCGGGCGGCGGCGATCGCCGCGCTGCGCAAGGAATTCAACCTGCCGGCGCAGGGCCAGGGCGGCGGCCCGGGCACGGGCGGCGGCGGTGGTGGCGGCGCCATGAACCGCCTGACTCCTGAGCAGCGCACGCAGTACCTCGCGCGCATGGCCGAGATCGACCAGAAGACGCCGGGCGATCCCCGGGCGACGGTCGCCGACTTCGTCAACCACATCGACTACCTGGTGAAGAAGATCGGCCTCGATCACGTCGGCATCTCGTCGGACTTCGATGGTGGCGGCGGTGTCACCGGCTGGAACGGCGCCGAAGAAACGTTCAACGTCACGCTGGAACTGGTGCGGCGCGGCTACACCGAAGAGCAGATCGGCAAGATCTGGAGCGGCAACCTGCTGCGCGTGATGGCCGACGTCGAGAAAGTTGCCAGGCAGATTCAGGGCGGGCACAACTAG
- a CDS encoding MoxR family ATPase has product MHAELQEAIDFHVAVIAEGSKALVGYDTAKAVANVVLLSEIPTTYDKRSERQVNAGNLLLRGVPGVGKTFFGVILSAISDARFARIQGRADLQPTEVVGFQMINPSTGELVTEFGPMASAEVILLDEINRIPLKSQSAFLEALQDRTITVGKSTYELPAFSFAIATMNPVELGQGTFPLSEAATDRFAAMVNIGYLPSEEEEKLVNFDFKQVRLNPLLAKDRIVQLRSVISEGVFLHDRLGKYIQRLVAATRPYNEDTDWRHHSVSELVERGVDLGASPRAIICWSRLAKVWALLQHRRAEVYPEDIQELAPFVLSHRIWLGPHAAAHGLTAEAVIRDVIDQVPVP; this is encoded by the coding sequence GTGCACGCAGAGCTTCAGGAGGCGATCGACTTTCACGTCGCGGTCATTGCCGAAGGCAGCAAGGCGCTGGTGGGCTACGACACCGCCAAGGCGGTGGCCAATGTCGTCTTGCTCTCGGAGATCCCGACCACGTACGACAAGCGCAGCGAGCGGCAGGTCAACGCCGGCAACCTGTTGCTGCGCGGCGTGCCCGGCGTCGGCAAGACGTTCTTCGGCGTGATCCTGTCGGCGATCAGCGACGCCAGGTTCGCCCGCATCCAGGGCCGCGCCGACCTGCAGCCGACCGAGGTGGTCGGGTTCCAGATGATCAACCCGTCCACCGGCGAGCTGGTGACCGAGTTCGGCCCGATGGCGTCGGCCGAGGTGATCCTGCTCGACGAGATCAACCGCATCCCGCTCAAGTCGCAAAGCGCGTTTCTCGAAGCCTTGCAGGACCGCACGATTACAGTCGGCAAGTCCACCTACGAGCTGCCGGCATTCAGCTTCGCGATTGCCACCATGAACCCGGTGGAACTGGGGCAGGGCACGTTCCCGCTCTCGGAAGCGGCCACCGACCGGTTCGCGGCCATGGTGAACATTGGCTACCTGCCGTCTGAGGAAGAGGAAAAGCTGGTCAACTTCGACTTCAAGCAGGTCCGGCTCAACCCGTTGCTGGCCAAGGACCGAATCGTCCAGCTGCGTAGCGTGATCAGCGAGGGCGTGTTCCTGCACGACCGGCTGGGCAAGTACATCCAGCGGCTGGTCGCCGCGACCCGGCCGTACAACGAGGACACCGACTGGCGGCACCACTCGGTGTCGGAACTGGTGGAGCGCGGCGTGGACCTGGGCGCATCGCCACGCGCCATCATCTGCTGGAGCCGCCTCGCGAAAGTGTGGGCGCTCTTGCAGCACCGCCGCGCCGAGGTCTATCCCGAAGACATCCAGGAACTCGCGCCGTTCGTGCTCAGCCATCGCATCTGGCTCGGGCCGCATGCCGCGGCCCACGGCCTGACGGCCGAAGCCGTGATTCGCGACGTCATCGACCAGGTGCCGGTGCCATGA
- a CDS encoding VWA domain-containing protein codes for MPEGLQFGAPPFLWLLAAPALLLVAWVWRVVRRWSDLRRLREHRSVPVRERFGLAGDLPFWLCLILATAAVIVATARPQGVTTVVGRAGVDIVVLQDGSASMHVKDVAGNRWQRAMSFLRLLGDSLSWNDDRVALTVFAHIATPQIRLTRDPNTVFFFLDHLSGRPPFRLEEDTTWDTNLEQGIAWGLRLLTKDRELHGPSPNAKLFVLLSDGESWSGEVARSIELASQAGVPLHVIGVGTLAGGMLPESQDADGVTVPSPGRSRLDRPSLQRIAAAGGGQYFELDRDPERDIANAIIDAGRRQAPTTTEEGQVQELYWRFLAAAVGLAAAGTIFLRERAELGLQLAAAVATAVVLSSVLW; via the coding sequence GTGCCCGAAGGCCTCCAGTTCGGCGCGCCACCCTTCCTGTGGCTGCTGGCGGCGCCGGCCCTGCTGCTGGTCGCGTGGGTCTGGCGCGTCGTCCGCCGGTGGTCGGATCTGCGCCGGCTGCGCGAGCATCGCTCGGTCCCGGTTCGCGAGCGGTTCGGCCTCGCGGGCGACCTGCCGTTCTGGCTCTGCCTGATTCTCGCCACGGCGGCCGTGATCGTGGCCACCGCCCGTCCGCAGGGCGTGACGACGGTCGTCGGCCGTGCCGGTGTCGATATCGTGGTGCTGCAGGACGGTTCGGCGTCGATGCACGTGAAGGATGTTGCGGGTAATCGTTGGCAACGGGCGATGAGTTTCTTGCGGCTGCTGGGCGACTCCCTCAGCTGGAACGATGATCGCGTGGCGCTGACGGTGTTTGCGCACATCGCCACACCGCAGATCCGCCTGACGCGCGATCCCAACACCGTGTTCTTCTTCCTCGATCACCTGAGCGGCCGTCCGCCGTTTCGCCTGGAAGAGGACACGACGTGGGACACCAACCTCGAGCAGGGCATTGCCTGGGGCCTGCGCCTGCTGACCAAGGACCGCGAGCTCCATGGCCCCTCGCCCAACGCAAAGCTGTTCGTGCTGCTCTCGGACGGCGAATCATGGAGCGGTGAGGTGGCTCGCTCAATCGAACTGGCCAGCCAGGCGGGTGTGCCGCTCCACGTGATCGGGGTCGGCACGCTCGCGGGCGGGATGCTGCCGGAAAGCCAGGACGCGGACGGCGTTACCGTGCCATCGCCCGGCCGGTCGCGGCTCGACCGGCCATCGTTGCAGCGCATTGCCGCCGCCGGTGGCGGGCAGTACTTCGAGCTGGATCGCGACCCCGAACGCGACATCGCCAACGCGATCATCGACGCTGGGCGGCGCCAGGCTCCGACCACGACCGAGGAAGGGCAGGTCCAGGAACTCTACTGGCGCTTTCTCGCGGCTGCCGTCGGGTTAGCCGCTGCCGGCACGATCTTCCTTCGCGAGCGCGCCGAACTGGGCCTGCAACTGGCCGCTGCGGTCGCGACCGCGGTCGTGCTTTCGTCCGTGCTCTGGTAG